CCTCGGACTCGGCGTCGCCGAGTGCTCGACTGATCGTGGACTGCGTCATCAGAACCGGTACCCCCCGTTGAGTCCGATGGTCTGGCCGGTGAGCCAGGCGGATTCCGTGCCCAGCAGATGACTCACCATGGCGGCGACGTCGGACGGCTGCCCGACGCGCCGGACCGGCGCCTGCATGGCGTAGAAGTCGATCACCTGCTGATTGGTGACCTCCCGCGCGGTCGGGGTGTCGACCAGGCCGAGTTGGATTGTGTTGCAGGTGATCCCGCGCCCACCGAGCTCGGTCGCTGCGGTGCGCGTGATCGACTCGGCGGCAGCCTTGCTCGCCGCGTAGGCGGCTCCACCGAACAGCCCCTGCACGGTGGAGACCGACGAGATGTTCACGATGCGGCCGCCGTCCTCCATCCGCTTCGAGCACTCGGCCGCAGCGACCAGCAGTGCATGAGTGTTGAGCGCGAACGCCTGCAGGTATTCGTCGTGCCGCTCCGACGCCAGCTTGGGGAGTGAACCGAACACCGCGGTCGCCGCGTTGTGAACGAACGCGTCGAGGCGGCCGAACCCGTCGACGGCCGTGTCGACGACCCGCCGCACGCCGGCGGGCTCGGCCAGGTCGGCCTGCACGGTCACAGCGCCCACACCCGCGTCCCGGCACCTGCGGGCGGTGTTCTCCGCACCGGATTCGTTGGCGCGGTATGCGATCACCACGTCGAAACCGTCGTCGGCCAGCCGCGCGCAGATCGCCGACCCGATTCCGCCTGCACCGCCGGTGACCACCGCGGTCCGCTTCGCATCCGCCATGTCAGTACCACCGCATGACGATTACCGCGCCGCTGACACCCGCACCCGCGGTGACCATCACGACGATGTCCC
This genomic stretch from Prescottella soli harbors:
- a CDS encoding SDR family oxidoreductase; amino-acid sequence: MADAKRTAVVTGGAGGIGSAICARLADDGFDVVIAYRANESGAENTARRCRDAGVGAVTVQADLAEPAGVRRVVDTAVDGFGRLDAFVHNAATAVFGSLPKLASERHDEYLQAFALNTHALLVAAAECSKRMEDGGRIVNISSVSTVQGLFGGAAYAASKAAAESITRTAATELGGRGITCNTIQLGLVDTPTAREVTNQQVIDFYAMQAPVRRVGQPSDVAAMVSHLLGTESAWLTGQTIGLNGGYRF